One Brassica oleracea var. oleracea cultivar TO1000 chromosome C7, BOL, whole genome shotgun sequence genomic window carries:
- the LOC106302200 gene encoding gibberellin 2-beta-dioxygenase 2-like, whose protein sequence is MVVLSQPVALDNHISVIPTYKPVPVLTSHSIPVVDLTHPEAKTLIVKACEEFGFFKVVNHGVCPDLMTRLEQEAVGFFALPQSLKNQAGPPEPYGYGSKRIGPNGDVGWIEYILLNANPQLSSAKTSAVFSQSPLIFREAVEEYMKEVKEVSCKVLEMITEGLGIEPRDSLSKMVRDEKSDSCLRLNHYPTAEEEAEKMVKLGFGEHTDPQIISVLRSNNTSGLQICMKDGSWVAVPPDHSSFFINVGDALQVMTNGRFKSVKHRVLADTRKSRVSMIYFGGPTLSQKITPLPSLVPKQEDWLYKEFTWSQYKSSAYKSKLGDYRLGLFERQPLLTHRSNV, encoded by the exons ATGGTGGTTTTATCACAGCCAGTCGCTTTAGATAATCACATATCAGTAATCCCAACATACAAGCCAGTTCCGGTTCTAACATCCCATTCAATCCCCGTCGTGGACCTAACCCACCCAGAAGCCAAAACCCTTATCGTGAAAGCTTGTGAGGAGTTTGGTTTCTTCAAGGTTGTCAACCACGGAGTGTGCCCTGACCTCATGACCCGGTTAGAGCAGGAAGCTGTCGGCTTCTTCGCCTTGCCTCAGTCTCTCAAAAACCAGGCCGGTCCACCTGAACCGTACGGCTATGGTAGTAAACGGATTGGACCAAACGGTGACGTGGGGTGGATTGAGTATATCCTCCTCAATGCTAACCCTCAGCTCTCGTCAGCCAAAACCTCTGCCGTTTTCAGTCAAAGCCCACTAATTTTCCG TGAGGCAGTGGAGGAATACATGAAAGAGGTGAAGGAAGTGTCGTGCAAAGTGTTGGAGATGATAACTGAAGGATTGGGGATAGAGCCAAGGGACAGTCTGAGTAAGATGGTGAGAGATGAGAAGAGTGACTCGTGCCTGAGACTGAACCACTATCCGACGGCGGAGGAAGAGGCGGAGAAGATGGTGAAGTTAGGTTTTGGGGAACACACAGACCCACAGATCATCTCAGTGCTAAGGTCCAATAACACATCGGGTCTTCAAATCTGTATGAAAGATGGAAGCTGGGTCGCTGTCCCTCCTGATCACTCATCTTTCTTCATTAATGTTGGAGATGCTCTTCAG GTTATGACAAACGGAAGGTTCAAGAGTGTAAAGCACAGAGTATTAGCTGATACAAGGAAATCGAGAGTCTCGATGATATATTTTGGAGGACCGACACTGAGCCAGAAGATCACGCCATTGCCATCTCTTGTCCCTAAGCAAGAGGATTGGCTTTACAAAGAATTCACTTGGTCTCAATACAAATCTTCTGCTTACAAGTCTAAGCTTGGTGATTATAGGCTTGGTCTCTTTGAGAGACAACCTCTTCTCACTCATAGGTCTAATGTATGA